The Lathyrus oleraceus cultivar Zhongwan6 chromosome 5, CAAS_Psat_ZW6_1.0, whole genome shotgun sequence genome includes the window tGTAATGGTTTGAACCTCTCAGCATTCACAGAAGGGGAATGAAAATTCACATATGTATTGTTGACATCTCTTGTCAAATTCACACCTATATCAGTTCTAGAAATAGTGTTATTTTTCTCATACAACTTAGTTTCACTAACCTTCTGAAAAGGGTGTTGTGGATATGTTTGATTCAAAAGGGTGATATTGTTATATATTTCAGGTGCAGATGGTGGTAGATCTGCAGCATGAAATTTAGAGGGAACTAGAATGTTACCGTAGGGAAGGTCAAAGTATTGGAAAACAAAAATGAGTGCAAAGGTAATGGTAATAATAAGGTATAAGAATCTGTTTCTTTCAAGGTGAAATAAAGAGAAAAATTCTGGACCCATTTTGGTAGAGTTACTCAACAATCATGATGACTTGAGTGGCATATGAAAAACCAGATCTAGTGAGGACTAAGTAGTGTTAAGTAATGGTAAACGTGACTGGCATATATATTAAAATATGAATTTGTCTCTTCAAAATCTCTATTTTCAAGACACCTTAAAAAATATTATTGAATGCTTTTAGAACATTGTTTTAAATTATTGGTATTAAAAAATAGGTGAAATTAAAGTTTTTGTCACGATATCAATCTTCATTAATGATATAGAATTTAGATCCGTGATCTTACTCATATTAGAGAATTCACTACTAAACAAAGAGTTGTTAAAAGATACAACTATAAAGTAGTCCCAAGGGATATGCAAGGAGACATCGTTGTCGCATATCCGAAAACGCGATCTTTTGCGAGGTGTTTGCGGAAAAGATGTCCCCAgctgtcgcatctcgaaaaatgcGATCTTTAGTGAGGCGTTTGCACGCTCGCAGAAAAGATGTTCGAACAAAatcgtcaccgaactttatttatttcaatgaagaaaagggaaaatatcgataaaacccttaaaacAAGAAGaaaatggtcgtcacaaccaaattcgagttcggaagtcggttatgcaatggAAATGTATTAGTATCtctcacatccgttgtactcaactAGAACCTCTTAGTTAGATTTGCAATAGAGTGTTAGCTTATGCTAATTGTTATCTTCTACTTACTGAgcgagaaaaagaaagaaaggaaaaTGTTTTTTATTAAAGGGGTATTTTTTAACATTAATGTGTCTGGCAAGATTTCTCAATCCTACTCCTACGTATCTCTAGGTGCTATGGAGAGctcaaagctacgtagttctaTTAAAAGAAAACTACTGGATTGATTGCTTTTAAGGAGTGGTCCTTTAGACATATCGAGTGATTAAACTTTTACTtgttgctcgctcttggaggctggagtctttgtttgtttcacgtTGGATATGGATAAAACATCCTTgtttctgaaaatgttttcggaATCGCGCAAGGGCGAAAAACAAGTTTGATTTGTTGAGGATTTTtttggatgacgattactcaaATGGTCGAGTAAGGCTGCTCGTATCCAAGTACTCGAGAagaggaatagaagactctagaccatcTCATTTTTTATCCTAATTGTAAAAGGATCTAGATAAGGTTAATGTATTTTGGACGGACGACAAATACTCGAATGGCCGAGTAAAGCTACTCATATTCAAGTATTCGGGGAAGGGAATGGAAGACTCCAGACCAACTCTTTTTTCGTCCAAGTTTATTACGAAAATGAGTTTGACTTAGGGTTTGATTATGAGAAGACTTTGGATATGGCAGGGGTAATGCTCGACTTTGTGTTCGATTTGGATTTGTTTTGGGATAAATtctcgatgttggatcgagtgtttttttttttctttctgaaCGTTGTTGATTTTAATCTTTGGTTAGCAATCAAATgatataataaaaataaatgaaagtgGTAAATTTATTACACAATACGGGAATGGGGGTACAATTTGTCAAATAGGGAAACAATATAACAATTAATAATATAAGTTAAAAGACAATTGTAAATAAAAGAATCTTGTTGTAAGAAGACCCAAGAGAAAGTCAAGGGACTCgaaataaaaatcaagaaatttaaactacaaaatttagcgctatgttaagcaatgGTAAAgcgattcatgtaggaatcaccctatctgaggtcggtcaacAAAAATATATGCGTTTAAGCAATTTctgaaattaaattgaatttttaactccgAAATTGCAATGCATCGGTGAAAAACCGATGTTTTAAGCGACATTTTTTAAATGAGAACAAACGATAGTTAAACTAaaaaatttagtgttatgttaagcaattgtaaaGCGATTCATTTAGGAATCACTCTATCTGAGATCGACCAATAAAATTTTATGCGTTTAATcaatttctgaagttaaattgaatttttaactctGAAATTGCAACACATGTGCAAAATCCCACAAAGCATCAGGCATATTATTATATGAGAAAACAAAGTTTAATAAATCAAAATGTAAACAACGACACAATCTAAAACTAATTAAAAATTTAACAAAATTATCTACAAAATAGAAAAATGCAAAGTGATTAATGGGCCTAGAGTGAACTAGCCCAAATCCACAAATACATTCCTCAAttctaaataaataaataaacaaaaaaacTAAAGTTGTAACCAAGAGTAAACGTTGTTATTGCTGTTTGTTGTCATTCCTTTTCAAATTTCAAACAAAACATCCACTAAAATTTGGACAAGTGGTaggaattaaaataaataatatataaaaaataaaaagtaaaaacaaacacAATAACAACCTCTTCTCTACAGAAGAGAAAATCTTAAAATCGCATAAGTAAGAACAATCATGAGAGAACCTTCATCGAACAAACTTCGGCGGGTGTCAATGATGATTCGGTGGTTGAGAAGGTTAGTTATGGTGAGTAATATGTGTTAGAAATTTCGGAAAGATTAAAGGGATCCATGC containing:
- the LOC127084014 gene encoding uncharacterized protein LOC127084014; this translates as MGPEFFSLFHLERNRFLYLIITITFALIFVFQYFDLPYGNILVPSKFHAADLPPSAPEIYNNITLLNQTYPQHPFQKVSETKLYEKNNTISRTDIGVNLTRDVNNTYVNFHSPSVNAERFKPLQDDVNVISSNQSSITDTVLPKENKSSLVKVPDTISISEMDKLLLQNYASYRSTRPRWSSAVDQELLQARFEIENAPVVTDLGNLYAPLFRNVSMFKRYHFIILEVS